The following coding sequences are from one Coffea arabica cultivar ET-39 chromosome 11e, Coffea Arabica ET-39 HiFi, whole genome shotgun sequence window:
- the LOC113717714 gene encoding ribulose-1,5 bisphosphate carboxylase/oxygenase large subunit N-methyltransferase, chloroplastic-like isoform X2, producing the protein MSNLFSLNPSSSFPYLSPLTPPKKFSFWKAKPTFQLKKPALVTSVLSTKTDPQIPQSVQTFWQWLCDEGVVSSKTPVKPGVVPEGLGLVATRDIAKNEVVLEVPKRFWINPDAAAASEIGSVCSGLKPWIAVALFLLAEKSREDSKWKFYFEILPQSTDSTIFWSDEELAELQGTQLLSTTLGVKEYVQNEFLKVEAEVILPNQKLFPSPITLDEFFWAFGILRSRAFSRLRNQNLVVIPFADLINHSDIVTTEDHAHEVRGPAGLFSWDYLFSLRSPLHLKAGEQVFIQYDLNKSNADMALDYGFVESGSNRDAFTLTLEISESDQFFGDKLDIAETNGLGETAYFDVKLDRPLPPAMLPYLRLVALGGTDAFLLESIFRNAVWGHLELPVSHANEELICQVVQKACKSALSGYPTTIEQDEKLIERGNLCTRHEMAVKIRAGEKKVLQHIDKIFAERESELDGLEYYQERRLKDLGLVGEQGEIIFWE; encoded by the exons ATGTCCAATCTCTTCTCTCTCAATCCGTCGTCCTCCTTTCCGTATCTCTCCCCTTTAACACCCCCCAAAAAGTTCTCTTTTTGGAAAGCAAAACCCACTTTCCAGTTGAAGAAACCAGCACTTGTAACCTCAGTTCTCTCGACTAAAACTGACCCACAAATTCCCCAATCTGTACAGACATTCTGGCAGTGGCTTTGTGATGAAGGCGTGGTTTCGTCGAAAACTCCAGTGAAGCCAGGTGTTGTCCCAGAAGGCTTAGGCCTTGTTGCCACAAGGGACATTGCTAAAAATGAGGTCGTTTTGGAGGTTCCCAAGAGATTTTGGATCAATCCTGATGCAGCTGCAGCTTCAGAAATTGGTAGCGTTTGTTCTGGTTTGAAGCCTTGGATTGCTGTAGCTCTATTCTTGCTCGCAGAAAAGTCTAGAGAGGATTCTAAATGGAAATTTTACTTTGAAATTCTTCCACAGTCTACTGACTCCACTATTTTTTG GTCAGACGAGGAGCTTGCTGAGCTTCAAG GGACACAACTACTGAGCACGACATTAGGTGTGAAAGAGTATGtgcaaaatgagtttttgaaagTGGAAGCAGAAGTAATCCTTCCCAACCAGAAGCTTTTCCCTTCTCCTATAACTTTGGACGAGTTTTTTTGGGCATTTGGGATACTCAGATCAAGGGCATTCTCACGGCTTCGAAATCAGAATCTTGTTGTAATCCCGTTTGCTGACTTG ATCAACCACAGTGACATTGTAACCACAGAAGATCATGCGCATGAAGTTAGAGGACCAGCAGGTCTTTTCTCTTGGGATTACCTATTTTCTCTGAGGAGCCCGTTACACCTTAAGGCTGGTGAACAG GTCTTCATTCAATATGACTTAAACAAGAGCAATGCTGATATGGCTTTGGACTATGGATTCGTTGAATCAGGGTCAAATCGTGATGCATTTACATTAACATTAGAAATTTCTGAGTCAGATCAATTTTTTGGGGACAAGCTGGATATTGCTGAGACAAATGGTTTAGGTGAAACTGCTTACTTTGATGTTAAATTGGATCGCCCTCTTCCACCAGCTATGCTTCCATATCTCCGGCTTGTAGCACTTGGCGGAACCGATGCTTTTCTTCTGGAATCAATTTTCAGAAATGCTGTTTGGGGTCACCTTGAATTGCCTGTTAGCCATGCAAATGAGGAGCTTATATGTCAAGTGGTTCAAAAAGCTTGCAAATCTGCACTTTCTGGCTACCCCACCACCATTGAGCAG GATGAGAAGCTAATAGAGAGAGGAAATCTTTGCACAAGGCATGAGATGGCTGTTAAGATAAGAGCAGGAGAGAAAAAGGTACTGCAACACATTGACAAAATCTTTGCAGAGAGAGAATCAGAGTTGGATGGCTTGGAATATTACCAAGAAAGGAGGCTCAAGGATCTTGGTCTAGTCGGCGAGCAAGGTGAGATAATCTTTTGGGAGTAG
- the LOC113717714 gene encoding ribulose-1,5 bisphosphate carboxylase/oxygenase large subunit N-methyltransferase, chloroplastic-like isoform X1 — protein sequence MSNLFSLNPSSSFPYLSPLTPPKKFSFWKAKPTFQLKKPALVTSVLSTKTDPQIPQSVQTFWQWLCDEGVVSSKTPVKPGVVPEGLGLVATRDIAKNEVVLEVPKRFWINPDAAAASEIGSVCSGLKPWIAVALFLLAEKSREDSKWKFYFEILPQSTDSTIFWSDEELAELQDFALHPRLKCFLLRLLGTQLLSTTLGVKEYVQNEFLKVEAEVILPNQKLFPSPITLDEFFWAFGILRSRAFSRLRNQNLVVIPFADLINHSDIVTTEDHAHEVRGPAGLFSWDYLFSLRSPLHLKAGEQVFIQYDLNKSNADMALDYGFVESGSNRDAFTLTLEISESDQFFGDKLDIAETNGLGETAYFDVKLDRPLPPAMLPYLRLVALGGTDAFLLESIFRNAVWGHLELPVSHANEELICQVVQKACKSALSGYPTTIEQDEKLIERGNLCTRHEMAVKIRAGEKKVLQHIDKIFAERESELDGLEYYQERRLKDLGLVGEQGEIIFWE from the exons ATGTCCAATCTCTTCTCTCTCAATCCGTCGTCCTCCTTTCCGTATCTCTCCCCTTTAACACCCCCCAAAAAGTTCTCTTTTTGGAAAGCAAAACCCACTTTCCAGTTGAAGAAACCAGCACTTGTAACCTCAGTTCTCTCGACTAAAACTGACCCACAAATTCCCCAATCTGTACAGACATTCTGGCAGTGGCTTTGTGATGAAGGCGTGGTTTCGTCGAAAACTCCAGTGAAGCCAGGTGTTGTCCCAGAAGGCTTAGGCCTTGTTGCCACAAGGGACATTGCTAAAAATGAGGTCGTTTTGGAGGTTCCCAAGAGATTTTGGATCAATCCTGATGCAGCTGCAGCTTCAGAAATTGGTAGCGTTTGTTCTGGTTTGAAGCCTTGGATTGCTGTAGCTCTATTCTTGCTCGCAGAAAAGTCTAGAGAGGATTCTAAATGGAAATTTTACTTTGAAATTCTTCCACAGTCTACTGACTCCACTATTTTTTG GTCAGACGAGGAGCTTGCTGAGCTTCAAG ATTTTGCTCTGCATCCAAGATTGAAATGTTTTTTACTTCGTCTTTTAGGGACACAACTACTGAGCACGACATTAGGTGTGAAAGAGTATGtgcaaaatgagtttttgaaagTGGAAGCAGAAGTAATCCTTCCCAACCAGAAGCTTTTCCCTTCTCCTATAACTTTGGACGAGTTTTTTTGGGCATTTGGGATACTCAGATCAAGGGCATTCTCACGGCTTCGAAATCAGAATCTTGTTGTAATCCCGTTTGCTGACTTG ATCAACCACAGTGACATTGTAACCACAGAAGATCATGCGCATGAAGTTAGAGGACCAGCAGGTCTTTTCTCTTGGGATTACCTATTTTCTCTGAGGAGCCCGTTACACCTTAAGGCTGGTGAACAG GTCTTCATTCAATATGACTTAAACAAGAGCAATGCTGATATGGCTTTGGACTATGGATTCGTTGAATCAGGGTCAAATCGTGATGCATTTACATTAACATTAGAAATTTCTGAGTCAGATCAATTTTTTGGGGACAAGCTGGATATTGCTGAGACAAATGGTTTAGGTGAAACTGCTTACTTTGATGTTAAATTGGATCGCCCTCTTCCACCAGCTATGCTTCCATATCTCCGGCTTGTAGCACTTGGCGGAACCGATGCTTTTCTTCTGGAATCAATTTTCAGAAATGCTGTTTGGGGTCACCTTGAATTGCCTGTTAGCCATGCAAATGAGGAGCTTATATGTCAAGTGGTTCAAAAAGCTTGCAAATCTGCACTTTCTGGCTACCCCACCACCATTGAGCAG GATGAGAAGCTAATAGAGAGAGGAAATCTTTGCACAAGGCATGAGATGGCTGTTAAGATAAGAGCAGGAGAGAAAAAGGTACTGCAACACATTGACAAAATCTTTGCAGAGAGAGAATCAGAGTTGGATGGCTTGGAATATTACCAAGAAAGGAGGCTCAAGGATCTTGGTCTAGTCGGCGAGCAAGGTGAGATAATCTTTTGGGAGTAG
- the LOC113716456 gene encoding uncharacterized protein, whose product MGGNLSTTSSENPSSPTTSATTATKTASAAMPPSVSPPTHNSKPLSEATHDHTPREANTAVEESSDPPSENQSEDLELKKDDAVPEGEVEGGGEEEEEEGECGFCLFMKGGGCKDVFIEWEKCVEEGEAKNEDIVDKCAEITGNLKRCMEAHADYYGPLLLAEKAAQEEARKELEKDKEKETEKGNEESASVENSDKDGALGVSEQKIEEKDGVSGDSERKSKEKDGALSVPGQKSDEKDWVSGISQQKSEEKDGVLGGSEEKKDQGS is encoded by the coding sequence ATGGGAGGCAATTTGTCTACGACTTCATCAGAAAACCCTAGTTCCCCCACCACCTCCGCTACCACCGCCACAAAAACAGCCTCCGCCGCCATGCCACCCTCGGTTTCCCCACCAACCCACAATTCTAAGCCCCTGTCGGAGGCAACCCATGATCATACACCGCGTGAAGCCAATACCGCAGTGGAAGAATCATCGGATCCACCGTCAGAAAATCAGTCAGAGGACTTGGAACTCAAAAAAGACGACGCCGTCCCAGAAGGGGAGGTTGAAGGAggaggagaggaggaggaggaggagggggaaTGTGGGTTTTGCTTATTTATGAAAGGGGGAGGATGTAAGGACGTTTTTATTGAGTGGGAAAAGTGTGTTGAAGAAGGTGAAGCAAAGAATGAAGACATTGTGGACAAGTGCGCTGAGATTACTGGTAATTTGAAGAGATGTATGGAAGCTCATGCTGATTATTATGGCCCACTTTTGCTGGCTGAGAAGGCTGCTCAAGAGGAGGCCAGAAAGGAATTggagaaagataaagaaaaagaaactgaGAAGGGGAATGAGGAATCAGCATCAGTGGAAAATTCCGATAAAGATGGAGCCTTGGGGGTTTCCGAGCAGAAGATTGAAGAGAAAGACGGAGTCTCGGGTGATTCGGAGCGGAAGAGTAAGGAGAAAGATGGGGCTTTGAGTGTTCCTGGGCAGAAGAGTGACGAGAAAGATTGGGTTTCGGGTATTTCTCAGCAAAAAAGTGAGGAGAAAGATGGAGTTTTGGGTGGTtctgaggaaaagaaagatcAGGGttcttga